TGAAAAATTTGCTTGCCAAACCACGCGTCTTAGATCAGTCTTCATGTGTCCGGGCAATTTGAGTACAACGGAAGACTGGAAGAACGGCGTGCCGGAACCGCTAGAAGTTCCGGGTTGGGGATTTAATCTCCGGCAATGATCGGTTCCTTTCCTAAGTCGATAACTGCCTGCATAACCCTCTGCCGGGTGTGTGGTGCGTTCGGCAGAAGTTGTAATTCCACCGTCTCTAATAAAACGGTGGCGCCAAGGAAAAGGAACGGATCCCATGGCACAGACCGGACAGGTCAAATTCTTCAACTCCGAAAAAGGTTTCGGATTTATCAAGCCTGATGATGGTGGCGCAGATATTTTCGTGCATATCTCTGCTGTACAGGCTTCAGGTCTGGCAGGACTTGCTGACAACCAGAAGGTTTCTTATGAAACTGAACCGGATCGTCGCGGTAAGGGTCCTAAGGCCGTAAATATCTCGGTCACTGACTAAAACCGATATTTTACTGATAAAGAATTTGATCCCCGGCTAATGCCGGGGGTTTTTTATTATACGAAGCCCCACCCTGCCAGGGCTTTTGACCAGAAAAATGCGAATGTGAAACGCGTGAGTTAAGCGCGAAATATTACCGACGCTGCCTTTAATTTACCGGATGACGACACTTTCCACGTGGTCGTCACCATTGTTCAGCCTCCATTCATGTCCAATCTATTAACTTGTTATTCATGATTGAAGCAGTGTGCCGATCCGGCCCTGCACATCAAAGAGATTGAAGTTGTGCTTCTGAAGGAGCGGACAATGAACAAGTTACTTAAGACAGTTATTCTGGCAATTGCCTCCATAGCAGCAGTCTCAGCACCGCTCGCATCTGCTTCGGCAGACTCTTGGGGTCGTGGCGGTTGGGAGCGTCGCGGATGGGATGGCGGCGGCTATAATCGTGGTGGATGGGACCGTGGCGGCTGGGATCGCCGCCCGTATCGCCATCGTGACCGTGGCGGCGATGCACTCGCGGCTGGCGTCATCGGCCTTGCAGCGGGTGCACTCATCGGCAGCGCGCTGAGTCAGCCTCAGCCAACTTATGTGCAGCCAGCGCCAGTTTACGCACCACCGCCACCACCACCCGCCTATTATCCAGCACCGCCAGCCCGCAGCGTGCAATATCGTGCAGGTTATGAGCCATGGAGCCGTGGCTGGTATCAGTATTGTTCCGACCGCTATCGGTCGTTCAATGCAAACACCGGTACCTATCGCGGCTATGATGGCCGGGATCATTTCTGTTCCGCCAACTAAACGGATAAACAAAACATTAAAAGCCGCCTCAAAGGGCGGCTTTTTTCATACCTGAAGCAAATCAGGCATATCCGATATCATTCAGGAACGGATTGTTGCGGCGCTCTTCACCAAACCGTCCACCCGGGCCATGACCGCACAGAAAACCAATGTCGTCGCCAAGCGGCAAAAGCTTATCTTTTATCGAATGAATAAGTGCCGCATGATCGCCACCCGGCAAGTCAGTACGTCCGACTGATCCATTAAACAAAACATCGCCAACAATCGCAAAATGCGCTTCGGCGTTATAGAAAACAACATGACCCGGCGCATGCCCCGGACAATGCAGCACGTCAAACTCGTGACCTGCAACCGTGACTTTATCACCTTCCTCCAGCCAGCGATCGGGCGTGATGTTCCGCACACCCTCGGTCAAGCCGTATTTCAGGCCAGTCGTCACCAGATTATCGAGCAAGAACGCGTCATCTTTATGCGGACCGATAACATCCACACCAAGCTCATCTCTCAATTCTGATGCGCCACCCGCGTGATCAATATGGCCATGCGTAATCCAGATCGCTTCGACTTTGACATCCTGCGATGCAATCGCTTCTTTGATGCGCTCAAGATCGCCACCCGGATCAATCACGACGCCTTTTTTGGTATCACCGTCAAAAAGGATCGTGCAGTTCTGCTGAAATGGCGTCACCGGAACGATGATTGCCTGCAATTGTCCCATCAAAAATTCCATTCAGTCAGTAGGTTAAAAAATTATCGTCGCTCATGAGATAATGCAGCACATCACGCTTTCAAAGGCATAAAATAAAACGGGCGGCCAAAGCCGCCCGTTTCCCCTCTCACAGGAAATCAATCGGTTGTTGTCCCCACAACCGCGTTATTCTTTTAAGCTTTGCTTGCCAGCGAGTTTTTGATCAGACCGACGATTGCTGTGAGAACGAGGCCGCCCACACCACCACCCGCAACCTGACCGATCACACCATTAAGAACAGAATCCAGTCCGCCGCCGGATAACATCGGCAGAAGCTGACCAAGAATGACACCACCAATACCACCGGCGACCGTATTGCCAGCAGTACCGAGGCTCAGGTTTTTAACAGCGCCGGCAATATTGCCACCGACCGCACCCGAAACAAGCTGAAGAATGATAGGCAGTAGAGATTCCATAACCGTCACCCCATCTGAGTTAAATGCCGGAATAACGCGAGTCCGACTGGCAAAATCTTGAACTGAAACGTGTTAATGTCAAACAATAAGCATCAAAATAATAAAAAAGCGGCTTTAAAAGCCGCTTTTCCTGTTTAAAACAATGTTACTCTGCCGCTATGCGCTTCGGTTGAACTTCATTTACATAGTCCTTCATAAGCAACTCTGTAATTTCTCCAGGCGTAAATTGATATTTGCTAATTTCAGAAACCGGCGTCACTTCCGCAGCCGTCCCACATAGGAAGCATTCGCTGAAATCTGCCAGTTCTTCTGGCATAATGACCCGCTCAACAACTTCGAGACCACGACGCTTGGCAAGATCAATGATCGTACGGCGCGTGATACCGTCGAGGAAGCAATCAGGCTTCGGCGTATGCAAAGCGCCGTCTTTCACGAAAAATACGTTAGCGCCAGTAGCTTCTGCCACCTGACCGCGCCAGTCGAGCATCAGTGCATCCGCATAGCCCTTGGCTTCGGCTGCATGCTTGGAAATGGTGCAGATCATATAAAGACCAGCAGCCTTGGAGCGCGAAGGTGCAGTGCGCGGATCCGGA
This genomic stretch from Brucella pseudogrignonensis harbors:
- a CDS encoding cold-shock protein; the protein is MAQTGQVKFFNSEKGFGFIKPDDGGADIFVHISAVQASGLAGLADNQKVSYETEPDRRGKGPKAVNISVTD
- a CDS encoding branched-chain amino acid aminotransferase, yielding MAAIPFDQRDGFIWQDGEFVAWKDAKVHVLTHGLHYASAVFEGERAYGGEIFKLTEHTERLHESARILGFEIPYSVEEIDNACRELLKKQGFEDAYVRPIAWRGSESLGVSAQKNRIHLAIAIWQWPSYFSPEEKMKGIRLDIAEYCRPDPRTAPSRSKAAGLYMICTISKHAAEAKGYADALMLDWRGQVAEATGANVFFVKDGALHTPKPDCFLDGITRRTIIDLAKRRGLEVVERVIMPEELADFSECFLCGTAAEVTPVSEISKYQFTPGEITELLMKDYVNEVQPKRIAAE
- a CDS encoding MBL fold metallo-hydrolase, with product MGQLQAIIVPVTPFQQNCTILFDGDTKKGVVIDPGGDLERIKEAIASQDVKVEAIWITHGHIDHAGGASELRDELGVDVIGPHKDDAFLLDNLVTTGLKYGLTEGVRNITPDRWLEEGDKVTVAGHEFDVLHCPGHAPGHVVFYNAEAHFAIVGDVLFNGSVGRTDLPGGDHAALIHSIKDKLLPLGDDIGFLCGHGPGGRFGEERRNNPFLNDIGYA